ATAACTATGCcatctgttttttctttgttttcgtGGTATTTACTTAATTTGTATCAATGTTTTGGCATTTATCGGTAACTTAGAGATCATGCTCTTTTAAATGCGTAAGCAGCTTCACATTGGCCTAAAATGAAGCTGGCTGCAGAGCAAGTTATAGTATCACGTGATCATCGAGAAATCTTCCATTGCTCCTGAACCTGTTACAGCAGAATTCTGCCCAACTATGAGGAGACAATAATTAAACTTAAGAATGTGACTGGATAGCCAGGACAAAGGGAATGATTTGGGTAAGTGTCACCCTGCCTAGCGAGTCTGGCAGTGGGAAAACGGATTCCCATGACCATATTTCTTTGTAAACTTTTAGAGAAGAGAAAACGAGATTGACCTTTGACTGTATTGCTCTCTCTGATAAGAGAAAGTGAATTGTTCAGTTCTATGTTGCTTGTTATAttcatcaataacttttacTTATATAGATGAGCAGGAGGTGAATTTCATGTGCCATGTCGACTATGTGGAGGAAGTCATCTAACATGCATGGCCCAGGGAAGAAACATAAGCACTTGAGAGGTCACATGGTATTGTTTTCCAGCTAATGAACTAAACGTGTCCATTTCAGGAATGAAACTGAAGACATAATGCCCCACTTCAGAACATTTAATAGAGGTCCTGATAATTGCCTGGAGAGAGTGGTGGTACGAGATCCTCTTGTGAAAATTTGGCAGAACAACGGTGTGCCACTCGTACAAACTAACATGTTTGAGACATTAGCCAATGTTGCCCCGAGTAGTAGGGTCACCTGAAAATGATCCTTGCTTAGCTGTGGTTTAATATCATGGGGTAATTGTTTTATGCAGAAAATAAGGTTCGGTGAGGTGGCATATTGCGCCCTGAATACTACAAGTCTTATATTAACTGCATTGCAATAGTTGGATCTAATCTAAATGCTGTCCATTGGCCACTATTTGCGTCCTAATTGCACATTTTCCTGTACTTCACCTCCAAATCAATCAATGGTTTATACTAAAACATATACTGGATtagacaaaaaattaaaatgttggGGAAAAAACTGGAAATTACAGAGATTCAGTccttaaaaagtgaaaagtcgAGAGGATAGGCAAAACATTTGCCTACAAGTTTGTTGGGGCTGCAGACTTGTAATCTGctgattttatggaaaaattacaaGATCCAGCCAGCAGGTTCCTGGCTTATTATGAAGTTAAGAGTGGGAAAAATGAGAGTTAACAGCTAAATGAGATGTAACAGCCCTGTAAACTTCACGAGGGAAAATTTTTGATGGAGATGCAGATTCATTTTGCAATCTATTCTTTAGCCCTTCAGTTTATTCACTTGAATAAACTGATCATACTAAAGATCAGTTGGTTATGAGGTATATACCCTTAGACTGAATTTCTTTGCTTCCACCAGAAAGTGAATACCAGAAGGACAAATAGGTCACTAGCAAAACCAGATATCCACATATAGAGAAATCAATGCTATTGATCTAAATTGCATCTTCAATTGTAATCTGTCTATCTCCTTAAACCAGTACTCCCTAAACAAGAGGGAAAAACATCTACACTGGTCGTAAAATTTGTTTACAAAATCGTGTCAAGTGTATTGACTAATCTATCTAGGAGTTCTCTAGTCAGGATTGATCATCCATCTATTAGGCTGAGGAAAACTTCTTTGTTGCATGGAATCGTGAGGCCTCCCATTGGATGATCGAAGCCAAACTCCTCCTCAGCTTGACTCAGCAGGTCCTGGAATGAGGGCTGAGATAAGTATGACAGTGGAACGATGAatctcttcttttggttttctccTACATAAACTGGAAAATGCCCCTTTGGAACGTCTAAGGGTGCAGAATCTACTTCCTTGCGACCAGATAGAGACCGCCGCAACTTTTTCCTGGCAAACTGATCCCCATGACGAGGTGCCAGAAAACTTTTTTTCAAAGGAAAGACTTGAGGAAGATGCTATGCCACTCGCTGGAAGGAAATAGGAAGAAATGTGAATTCCGATTTGGTTGCAGAAGCAATGGCTTGGCAATGTATATATAGGGCAAGTGGATGGCAAGTGAGTTTATCTGCTAAGCTGAATGAATGATAGGAGGTTGCAGCATATAGGGCCAAGGAGAGACATGGGCTGTTGGGAGTTCACATGTTAATGTCTGCCAAACCTCATGAAACTCTAGAGCTCATCACTGGAGAAAACATCATGCCCCACATCTCCAGAAGACAAGATTCCTCCCAGGTCCTATGGAAATCTGAAGAGATTGTGGTTGATGTGAACATTTCTAAGATTTCCGACCATGTTTTTGCTCACTATTACAGAGAACACTGACATGCATGGTGTAGGACAAAGTTTATCTGCCTAATATGGTGCCCCTTTCTCCTGTACTACGTACAAAGATTAGAAACACATGTAGATAGGATTTTATGTGAGGCATTTGTTCTCTGGCTTGTTCAAGAGATATATTCACCTGAAGGTTGACATGGTCGTGTCTTCCAACTCATCATCAGGAACTTTGATATTGATTGAAACTTTCATTTTGTGTTGGAGTGCACCCCATGCCTTACCCCATCCTGCATAAGAAACCGGTGTAAGGGACAACCGGGAAGACAAGAAGGGAGGAAAGGTCACTGGTAATTTATGGTGAATCATCTCTGAAGCAGAGGGAGAAAAATTTAGAAGTTTTCAGAATTAGCTCTACAAAGAGCCGTATTGTTGTGTCAGTGGCCAGCATGTCCGAAATCAATGACTTATTTGTTAGAGAAGCCAAAATCAATTGGACATAAACCCGAAGGTTGTGCTCTTTGGTTGGTCATATcagagattgattttttttttaaaatcaactttaatTATTAACATTCGAAACCGAATGACCAGTAAAGCAGCTTGGTATAACTTTGCcttctgtttttattttgtttttgtggtctttgaagaagttagatTTAACACCTAGATGGGGAATAGAtgtttaaaagaaatcttgacaaataaacTCAAAGTAAAATAAGTTGCAAGCAAAGTCTGGATTgttaggaaataataataagggtAACATAGTCAATAGTTAATCTTATGTTAAgagggatatatatatatatatatatatatatatatatattgtatgtaTTCTTGTAATCCCTTTTTGATTAAGAGAATACAATATGTAGAATACTCTCTCtttcaacatggtatcagagcacggttaaaaataaaaaaaaacttcaatcccaccaccaccacagcTCGGCGGCGAAGGCCGTCGCTAGATCTAGATCCTCTGCTGCTGCCGCAGCGTGCTTCTCTTCTAGACAGCAGAGCAGAAAGAACGCCCACATTGTCGTTTAGTCATCGTCCCTAGATCCAAATCTGTCCATTGGTTTTCTAAGGTTTGAACTCCAGACCCAAATCCGTCCCTCATCGTAGCCACCCCTCACCGGCATCATCGTCGTCACCCGCTACCTCCCATCGGTGCCTGTCCTGTAGATCTGGATAGAACTACTGCCCAACGTCAATTGCCAAAACCCATCCAACAAAATTGGTATGTGTTTAGCCTTCTTTCTTGATGACGGGATTGAAGACCGATTGCACGATTTGGTCTTTGTTTGTCTTGTGATCTagattttgtgtttttcataTATCTTGAGGATTTCGGAAGCCTTTGGTTCTGCAAGGGTTTTACCCCAAACCagatatatatattgaaaaaaaaaaagacccgaATTGAGGGCATCAGAAGTTGTTTTCTAGTATACTTATATGGATTCTCATTGAAGTATGTTGCTTCTTGAAGTGCTAGTTGGTATGCGTATAGTAATCTTTCAAGTGTTTGATGATTTTTGGTCATCTTTGAAGTGCTGGTTGGTATGATTTTATGGCCTTTCAATGAGGTATATTGACTCAGTGGTGGATCGATTGAACCCTTATTTCTGTTTGTTGTTTAGTGGCATGATTGCACAATTTACTTGTAAGAACGAAATTCCTTGCAATGGTTGTTTTGTGGCTGATTGCACAACTGGAGTTAAGTGCTTGATTATTGTGTCATTCTTATTGGGTTCGGTCGATTCTTGTGTTCAACTTATCTGGCTAATTGCATTATTGGAGTTCGGTGGAGTTAATACTGATGGCTTCTACATTATCTACTGGTTTGACACATTTCCAATTGACATCTGTCAAGTTGGATGGCACTAACTATCTATCATGATCTAAAGCTGTACAAGTTTATCTTACTGCAACTAGACATCATAATTATCTTACATCATTGTAACCATTGTGGGAGGGCTGGACATACTGAATCTTACTGCTACACGCTTCATCCAAAGCTTCGACTCACAATTGCTGCATTTGCTAAAGTGGAAGATTCTTCCTCAccaattcaatcagatcctacTAATGtgcaaaatacaaaagattCGGTTACATTGACACATGCATAATATGAGGCTTGGATTTGCTTCCAACAAGTGACAGGAACTTTAGCTCCCACTACAACTTTAGCACATAGCTCAAAAGGTAGTTCATCCTGTTTACTTTCTACAGTATCAGACTCCTGGGTTATAGATTCTGGATCTACTCATCATATAGCTGGTAACTCTAAATTGTTGtctttgttaaattttacacCTCTTAGGGTGTCCAACTCTGTTACATTAGCTGATggttcaatttcccaaattacTGGCACTGGAGATGCCCATTTGAGTTCCTCCCTTTTTTTATCATCCGTCCATCATCTCAAATcttcatataatttaatttcCGTTAGTTCATTAACTAAAGAACTAAATTGTTCCGTAACCTTTTTTGCTTCTCATTGTGTTTTTTAGGATTTGAGGACTGGACAGATGATTGGTGGGGGACATGAATCAAATGGCCCATACTATCTAGACAAGAAGGTGATAGCTGCAATAGCTATGAAGCACACATCCACTAATGTCTATCAGATGCATTGTCGTGCTAGTCATTCACCACCAAACATTCTTCGATGATTGTTTCTAGAGTTTGAGTCTGTGAGTACTTTTGAGTGTGAAGCTTGTCAGTTTGGAAAACACTATAGagtctcttttccttctcgCTTTCAAAGTCGTTTGTCTCGTCCCTTTGAGTTGGTTCATTAAAATATATGGAGTCCATGCCGTGTTTCTGATACATCTGGTTTCCGGTACTTTGttacatttgtggatgatttttcccgAATGACATGGTTGTTCTTAATAAAAGATCGTACTaagatttttcattgttttcgTCAATTCTATTTTTAGGTGCTGAATCAATATAATACTTTTGTGAAAACTCTATCGTccgataatgccaaagagtatcTTGCCGTTGCCTCTGGTTTTTAACATTTTCTTGATTCCCATGGCATTATTCATCAAACTTCCTATCtatatacaccacaacaaaatggtgtagttGAACGTAAAAATTGTCATCTTCTTGATGTTGCTCATTGTCTTATGTTTTACATGCATCTTCCGAAAGCATTTTGGGACCATGCTATTCTTATAGCCTCCTTCTTAATTAATCGGCTTCCAACTTCCGTTCTTTAGGGGGAGACATCTTTCTCTATTTTACATCCAAATCGTCTTCCTTTGCATTACCCCTATGGGTCTTTGGATGTGTTTGTTTCGTCCATTCTTTGACTCCAGGTCTTGATAAGTTGGTTCCTTGTGCTGATAAATGTGTCTTTATTGGGTAATCTCGAACTTAGAAGGGCTATAAATGTTACAATCCTACTAGTCGCCGAGTGTTTGTATCAACAGATGTGACATTTTTTGAGGACCAACCATATTATAGTACTCAAACAGTCTCTATAGTGTCTCCTAATAATGACAAGTCTGTCTTACCAATTCCTCCACCAATCTCACTTCCTCCAGTATCGTCAATAGGATTTTAGTTTGCTAATCAAACTTACCATAGACAAGGAACAACTCCCATTACAGAGGTACGGCCATCACCTTATTCATCTAATCCCTCATCGATTGCTGTGCCATCCCCTGATCCTAATCAACCCATTGCTACTCGAAAAGGTACATGATCTTGTGTTGGGTGTCCTGTGGATCGTTATACACTTTATTCTAATTTGTCTGATTATCTTCGTACTTGTCATCCTATTAGCAACTTTCATTTTTATGATCATTTATCTCCTACCTTCTCTACTTTTGTCCCGTCCTTGTCCTCTATTTCTATGCTTAGCAATGTTACTGAAGCTCTTGCTCATCCTGGTTGGAGACAAGCCATGGAGGATGAAATGAAAGCACTTATTGAGAATTGCACTTGGAAGCTTACTACCCTTCTTGTGGGAAAGCAACCTGTCGGTTGTCATTGGATTTTCACGGTTAAGGTTCACCCTGATGGCACCATAGATCGATTGAAGGCACAATTGGTCGCTAAAGGATATACTCAAACATATGGTGTTAATTATGATgacactttttttctcttgtagCCAAAATTCCATCTGTTCATGTCTTTATTTCTTTAGCAGCACATTTTGGATGGTTTCCTCATCAATTAGACATAAAAATTACGTTCCTACATGATGATTTGGCTGAAGAGGTGTATATGGAGCAACCACCTAGATTTGTTACTCAGGGGGAGAATTTGGTATGTCATTTACATAAGGCTTTGTGTGGACTCAAGCAATCTCCTCGTGCTTGGTTTGGTAAGTTTAGTGATGTTGTTATTAAGTTTGGATTAAAGCGTTGTCAAGTAGACCATTCAGTTTTCAATTCTATCTCCTCAGCTAGTTGTATTCTTCTGGTGGTATATGTTGATATTATCATTACCGGTAGTGATTCTGATGGTATTCAATGACTCAAACAATTTATGTATACACCATTTAGTACTAAGGATATGGGACATTTGCGGTATTTCCTAGGTATTGAGGTTGTCTACTCGCATACAGGTATAAATTTAACTTAGAGAAGATATGTTCTTGACATTCTTGATGAGGTTGGACTTGTTGGAGCAAAACCGGTTGATACTCCTATGGAACCCAATGTGAAACTTGATGCGGAAGATGGAAAATTATTACATGACCCAATGAAATATCGGAGAGTAGTTGGTAAGTTGAATTATCTTACCGTCATGAGACCTGATATATCTTTTGTCTTTAGTGTCATAAGCCAATTCATGGGTTCTCCTCAGACTACTCACTGGCATGCTGTGCttcgaattatcaaatacttgAATGGAGCACCAAGTAAAGGactaattttcaagaattatggccACCTGAATACCATAGGTTTTTCTTATGCAGATTGGGTTGGATGTTCTACTTGTAGAACATCTACATCGGGTTATTGTGTATTTCTTGGAGGTAATTTAGTTGCCTAGAAGAGTAAGAAACGACATGTGGTTTCTCAATCAAGTGCAAAAGCAAAATATAGAGCAAGGGCACATGTGACTAGTGAGTTGCTCTGGTTGAGGATGTTATTGTCAGAAATTGGGATGTCAACAACAGAACCATCGATATTATATTGTGACAATCAATCAGCTATTCATATTGCAAACAATCTCATCTTCCATGAGCGAACCAAGCAcattgaggtttttttttttttttttttttttttttttggtaaagaagcacattgaggttgattgtcactttATACGAGAAAAAGTTCAGAAAGGAGAGATCACTCTTCAACATACAAGAATTTTTTATGTAACGAGTTGGGATTGTTTGATATCTACATCCTAACTTGAGAGGGAGTgttaggaaataataataagggtaaaatagttAATAGTTAATCTTATGTTGAGAGggttacatatatatatatatatattgtatgtattcttgtaattcttttttgatTAAGAGAATACAATACGTagaatactctctctctctctctctctctctctctctctcaacatggatgaaaaacaaaattagtttCGAGGAACGCTAGACTTCTTAACTAGAGATTGTGCAATCGACTTAAAATAAACAGagttgagagaagagaaaatcgcACACGAattttatagtagttcggcttagattaagcctacgcCTACTATTTTGTGTTGACAGCCTACTGGTTAGATTTCACTATATGATCAATAGAATATTATAACTTATGAGTGTAAACACTCAGTGGTAGATTTCTCTAACTCACTAA
Above is a window of Eucalyptus grandis isolate ANBG69807.140 chromosome 9, ASM1654582v1, whole genome shotgun sequence DNA encoding:
- the LOC104420558 gene encoding auxin-responsive protein SAUR68: MCRQGSFSDDPTTRVATLADFSNMLAVPMAMGMRRGYFAVYVGDTQKRRYVVPHLPQVFPLKKSFLAPRHGDQFARKKLRRSLSGRKEVDSAPLDVPKGHFPVYVGENQKKRFIVPLSYLSQPSFQDLLSQAEEEFGFDHPMGGLTIPCNKEVFLSLIDG